Part of the Streptomyces sp. NBC_01353 genome, TGAGCCGGTCCGTCGTCCCCACCGGAACCGTGGACTTGCCCACGATCAGACAGCGACGGCGCAACAGGGGCGCCAGCCCGTCGATGACGGCGTCGACCGCCCGCAGGTCGGCGGATGGTGCGTCCCGGCGCTGCGGGGTGCTCACACAGACGAAGTGCACCTCGCCGAACTCGGCGGCCTCGGCAAGGGAGGTGGTGAAGCGCAGCCGGCCGGAGCCGACGGCTCTGCCGAGCACCTCCTGCAGACCTGGTTCGTGGAACGGGGCCACACCCTTGCCGAGGGCCGCGATCTTCTCGGCGTCGATGTCGACGCCGAGGACCTCGTGCCCGATGTCCGCCATGCACGCGGCGTGCACGGCGCCCAGGTATCCCGTTCCGATGACGGTCAGTCGCATGTCACTCGCTTCTTCTAGGATGTGGTCCGGTTCATGGGTCAGGCCGGATAGCCGGAGGGGTTGAGCTCCTGGAACCGCCACGCGTCCTCGCACATCGCGGTGAGGTCCCTCGTCGCGGTCCAGTTCCAGGCCCGGGCCACGGCGCTCGGGTCGGCGACGAGGGCCGGCACGTCGCCCGGGCGGCGGTCGGTGATCTCGTACGGGATCGGCGTACCGCAGGCGCGCTGAAAGGCCGCGACGAGTTCCAGTACCGAAGTGCCTTGTCCCGTACCGAGGTTGAGTACGCGCATGCCGTGCTCGTCATCGAGGTGTTCCAGTGCCACACGGTGGCCTTCGGCGACGTCCATCACATGGACGTAGTCACGGACGCCGGTGCCGTCGGCGGTGGGGTAGTCGCCGCCGAAGACCCGGAGCTGCGGGAGCCGGCCCGCGGCGACCTGGGCGAGATAAGGCATCACGTTGCCTGGCGTGCCCCGGGGCACTTCGCCGAGCAGTCCGCTGGGGTGCGCGCCGACCGGGTTGAAGTAGCGCAGCGACAGCACGGACAGCTCGGGCAGATACCGGCAGGTGTCGGCGAGCACCTGCTCGCACAGCCACTTCGAGGTGGCGTACGGGTTGGTGGGGTCCGCCGGGTCCGCTTCGGTGAGCGGCACCCTGGCAGCGTTTCCGTAGATCGAGCAGGACGAGGAGAACACCAGACGGTGCACTCCGTGGTCGTGCATGGCGCGCAGCAGTGCCGTGGTGCCGCCGACGTTGGTGTCGTAGTACGTGATGGGCAGGTCCACGGACTCGCCGACGGCCTTCTTCGCGGCGAAGTGGATGACCGCGTCGATGGCGTGCTCGTCGAACACGCGGGAGAGCGCGCGCCGGTCGTGCAGGCCGATCTCGTACACGGCGGCCGGCGGGCGACCGGCGATCTTCGCGACGCGTTCCAGCGCGCCGGGCGAGCTGTTGGAGTAGTCGTCGACGACCACCACGTCATAGCCGTGGTCGAGGAGTTCGACGCAGGTGTGGCTGCCGATGAATCCGGCGCCACCGGTCACCAGCACAGTGGTGCCACCGGGCATGGGTCACCTCTCTTGATGCCGTCAGGAGTGTGAGGGTGCGCAAGGCGCTCGGTCAGGTGGCGCGGAACCATTCCACGGTCCAGCGCACGCCGTCCTCGACCGGTACCTCCGGTCGCCAGCCGAGGTGTTCCAGGGCGCGTGTGATGACCGGGCGGCGGCGGACCGGGTCGTCCGTGGGGAGTGGGTGGTACCGGATCTCCGAGTCCGAGCCCGTGATGTCCAGTACGAGTTCGGCGAGGTCGTGCACCGTCCACTCCTCGGGGTTCCCGAGGTTGACGGGCCCGGTCTCCGACGAGTCCAGCATCGCCACGAGACCGCGAACGAGATCACTGACGTAGCAGAAGCTGCGTGTCTGCTTGCCGTCGCCGTAGATCGTCAGGGGTTCGCCGCGGAGAGCCTGGTTGATGAAGCTGGAGACCACCCGGCCGTCGTGCGGACGCATGCGCGGGCCGTAGGTGTTGAAGATCCGGACGATGCCCACGTCGACGCCCAGGGTGCGGTGGTGGGCGAGCGAGACGGCCTCCGCGTAGCGCTTGGCCTCGTCGTAGACGCTGCGCGGTCCGACGGGATTGACGTGCCCCCAGTACTCCTCGTCCTGCGGGTGGATCTGCGGATCGCCGTAGACCTCACTGGTCGAGGCGAGCAGGAAGCGGGCGTCGTTGCGCCGGGCCAGTTCGAGGGCGTTCTCGGTGCCACGGCTGCCCACGGCCAGGGTCTGCAGCGGCAGCCGCAGATAGTCCGGCGGCGACGCGGGACTTGCGAGATGGGCGACCGCATCGACAGGACCGGGCACGTCCGCGGCGACGCTCACGTCCGCGTGGATGAACTCGAACCCGGGATACGTCCGAAGGTGCGCGAGATTCTCCGGCTGCCCCGTGCTCAGGTCGTCCAGGCACACCACGGCGTCTCCACGCCGCAGCAGTGCCTCGCACAGATGTGAACCAAGAAAACCGCACCCGCCAGTCACAGCTACGCGCATGATTCATCTCCATGAATGCAGGAAGGGACGGAGATTTCCTTCCCGAAAGAAGGGGATAACCTCCCGAAACATCGGAAGGATATGATCTGATTTCGCCACATCTTTCGCGCGGGAAGCCTGCTGTGCACCGTTTGGCCGGTATCCCGATCCGATGGAATTCCGGAGCATGAGCGCGCATCCCGGACGTGACCGATGAGCAGACAATCCTTCCGCACGTGGGCCGATCACTCGTACGTGTGAAAGGGCACCTCGCGCGTCGGGCGCGGGAAGGCTTGCCGCCGTGCAAAGGTGCGCACCTGACGCAGATCTTTCGTGACGAAGGTGAGAGCGACCACCCCATGACGCAGCTTGGTTCCGTCACCGTCCGGGGCATGCGCTGGACCTATCTCGCCAGCGTGGCCGGGATCGTCCTGCAGCTCCCCTACGCGGCGGTGATGGCCCGCCTGCTCACCCCCCAGGACTTCGGGCTGATGGCCCTGGCCCACCTGGTGCTGCGCTTCGCCCACCACTTCGCCCAGGGCGGCCTGCGCTCCGCGGTGGTTCAGCGAGCCTCGATCACGGACCGCGACGTCCGGGTGATCTTCACGCTGGCGCTCGCCGTCGGCACCTGTTCCTTCGCGGCGGTCTGGTGCGTGGCGCCGTATGCCACCGAGTTGGTCCGCGGTCCCGCCGAACTGACCCGTGTGATCCGGGCGACCGCGCTGATGCTGGTGTTCATGGCCCTGGGCGCCCCCGCCGCCGGACTGCTGGCCCGCGCCATGCGGTACCGGGCCGTCGCCCTCACCGACTTCTTCTCCTTCGCCGTCGGCTACTGCGTCGTCGGATTTACGTCCGCCCTGTTCGGCGCGGGCGTGTGGAGCCTCGTGTACGGCACGCTCTGCTGGTATTTCCTGCAGGCCCTGCTGCCCTGTCTTCTGGTCAGGCACTCGCTGCTTCCGCTGTTCGACGTACCAGCCATGCGGGACATCCTGGGCTTCGGCGGCAAGATTTCCGTGAACGGGTTCCTGGAATACCTGACGGAGGACTTCGGCAAGCTCGCCATCGGCCGTTACGTGGGGGTCACGGCCGCCGGGCTCTATGACCGCGCCGCACTCCTGGCATCACTGCCGCTGTACCAGATCCAGGCGGCGGCGAGCAAGGTTCTCCTTCCCGCGTTCAGCCGCATCCGGCACGAGACCGGTCGGCTCGGCGCCTCGTACGCCGACTGCGTCTCTCTGACCACCCAGAGCCTCTTTCCCCTGTGGGCGGTGATCGGCGCGAGCAGCGAACAGCTGGTGGCGCTGCTGCTCGGCGGGCAGTGGCGCGGCAGCGCGGAACTGGTGCCTTTGCTGGGCCTGGTCAGCGTGCTCGCTCTGGTGGCGCAGTTCTTGGGCACGCTGGTGGAGGCCATGGGGGTGGTGGGGCCCAAGGTGGTCATCCATCTGGTGCAACTGGCGGTTCTCGTCGGCGGCACGGCCGTCGCGCTGGTCGTCGGCGGCGGGATCTACGCGTTGATGGTGGTGGTGTTGATCGGGCAGGTCGTCAGACTCGCCCTGTTCCAGGCATGGCTGAGCCGGCTCTTCCCCGCGACCCGGCGACCGGTCGCGGTGGCATACGCACAGGCGGCCTTTCTGGCAACCCTGACCTGGGCTGTGCTGTGGTCCGTTCAGCACGTGCTCGGGAGCAGGTGTCCTTCGGCGCTGCTCCTCGCGATCAAGCTGGTGACCGCGGGTGTGCTGGTGGTGTGCTGTGTGCGGTACGGCGGGAGCCTGCAGGGCGTGCGGGTCGCCCGGGAGCGCGGTCTGCTTCCTGCCGTGCTCACGGGGCGCCGGCCCGCAGGCGGTCAGTAGGCACCGTTGCCTTCGACGACGGCGCGCACCGTGCGGCGCAGGATGCCGAAGTCGACGGCGGGCGACCAGTTGTCGACATAGCGCAGGTCCAGGGCGACGGTCTCGTCCCAGGACAGGTCGGAGCGCCCGCTGACCTGCCACAGTCCGGTGAGCCCCGGCTTGACGCTCAGTCGTCGCAGCTCCACGTCGGTGTACTGCGCGACTTCGCTCGGCAGCGGCGGTCTCGGACCCACCAGGGACATGTGTCCCCGCAACACGTTGTAGAGCTGAGGGAGCTCGTCCAGTGAGAAGCGGCGCAATACCCGGCCCACGCGGGTGATCCGGGGGTCACGGCGGATCTTGAACATGAGGCCGTCGTGCTCATTGGTCCGGGTGAGTTCCTCCCTCATCTGCTCGGCGGCGGAGACCATGGTGCGGAACTTCACCAAGTTGAACCGGCGGCCGCCCCGCCCGACGCGGATCTGACGGTGCAGCACCGTTCCGGGCGAGTCCAGGCGCACGGCGACGGCCACCGCGGCCAGCGCCGGGGTGAGCAGCACCAGGAGCAGTGCGGCACCCACCAGGTCCGTAACCTCCTTCAGCAGCACGGCGGCGCCGCGGCGGACGGGCGGAGCCACGTGCAGCAGCGTCAGACCGGCCACGGACGTGATGTCGACCCGGCGCTGGGTCACCTCGGTCAGGCCCGGCACGACGACGAGGGGGCGACCGTCCTCGTGCACGGCCCAGGACAGTCGGCGCAGGCGCTCACCGGCCATGCTGGGCCCGGACATGACGAAGACCAGATCGGGGTCGAGTGCGCGGGTCGCTGCCAGCACCGGCGAGGCGTCACCGGACAGTTGCGCTGGGGCCTGCTTCTCCAGCCGTGCCAGGACCGGGGCCACGGAATCGGGGGAGTCGTCGCCGATCGGGCACACTCCGACCACGACGAACTCGTGGTCGGTACGGCGGGCGAGATGACGGAGCAGATCGTGCAGAGCGGCCGCCTCACCGATCACCAGCGCACGGCGGACGGACCGGCCGGCGCGGCGTTGCGCCACCAGATGGCGGTGTGTCAGGTTCTGGCAGACGGCGGTGACCGCGAGGCACACGAGGAGGCCGCTCAGCACCGGCAGAAGGGGGGAATCCTCGCCGGTCGCCACTCTCACCGCGGTGAGCAGCGCCAGCAGGACCACCCAGTCCCGCAGCAGGGTGTCGGCGTTCCGGCGCTCCCCCAGGTTGCGCCATGCGTAGCGCGTGCGCGAGCCCCGGACGAGAACCCAAGCCACGGCCACCGCCGCCGCGTACCACAGGGCATACGCCTCGCCGGCGAGGCGGAGGCCCGTGTACATCGGCACGGACGCCCCCACGGCGTCGACGGCGATCGCTGCCGGCCGGTACCAGGTGGGTTTGCGGCGTCGTCGCTTGCGGTTCGGTGGCTCGCGGTCGGGCTGCTCCTGGTGGTGCCCCGACAGCGGCACATGAGGTACCTCTCCCCGAACAGTCACGGTGCCCCTCTCTAACGGGTTCCAGCGGATCGTTGTCGGTCCGCGCACCTGTCCACGTCATGAGACCGACGCCGGATAGCCGTGCGGGCCAGGGCATCTTTCGCGGTGTGGCGGAACGGCGGACGGTATCGAGTGTGTCCGCCGGGCACCCGCAGACGCTGCCGACGGCGCTCGTCCGCGCTGAACTATCACCCGATGAGCAGCATGGCGTGAGACCGCGCCGATTCCGCGACCGGGTGGCCCGACCCGTCGCACTCGGCCAAGCGGGTGGGCTCAGCGCGCGGATCTCCCCGAAACATCGGAGACGACCACTTAGTGCGCGAATTTGTCTGTTGGCCCGCCTGGTTCTGCCTGCTCTTGTCCGACATGTTGGGGCGAGGGCAGCGGCAGACCGGCGCCCGCCCGTCCCTGCCGACGACGACGAGAAGCCAATGCCGACGACCAAAGGTGCCCTGTCATGAAGATCGCGGTGGTCCACAGCTTCTACACCGCGGGGAAGCCCAGCGGAGAGAACCAGCTCGTAAAGGACCAGGTGCGCGCGCTGCGCACTGCGGGCCACGCGGTGGAACTGTTCGCCGCACACACCGACGAACTGGCACGTGATCCGCTCTACCCGTTGCGGGCGGCGGCACGCGTCGCATCCGGCCGCGGCAACAACCCGCTCGCCCGTCTGCGCGCCTACGGCCCCGAGGTGGTGCACGTCCACAACCTCTTCCCCAACTTCGGGCGCTCCTGGGTCAGGCACTGGGACGGCCCGCTCGTCGCGACCCTGCACAACTACCGGCCGATGTGCGCCGCAGCGACCCTCTACCGTGCCGGCGCCGTGTGCACGCGCTGCCCCGACGGCGAGCCCTGGGCGGCGCTGAAGCTCGGCTGCTACCGCGGCTCCCGGGCCGCGACCCTCCCTCTGGCCTGGGCCGGACGAAACGGCCCGACGCGAGACCCGCTGCTCGCCCGCGCCGACCGGATCGTCGTGAACTCCCGGCTGAGCGAGCAGACGTACCAGCGTGCCGGCGTGCCCGCAGAACGCCTGACGCTCGTACCCAACTTCGTCGACGCGCCGCAAACCGGTGAAGCGCCGGGCGACGACACCGGCCGCTGGCTCGTCGCCGCCCGCCTGTCGGCCGAGAAGGGCGTCCTGGAACTGCTGCGTCAGTGGCCGGCCCACGAGCCGCTGGACATCGTCGGCGACGGCGAACTCCTCGCCGAGTGCCGGGCGGCAGCCCCCTCCTCCGTCCGCTTCCTCGGCCAAGTCGACCGCACCGAACTGTGCCGGCGAATGGCGACCTGGCGCGGCCTGGTCTTCCCAAGCCGCTGGTACGAGGTCCAGCCCTGCGTCCAGATCGAAGCACTGGCGGCAGGGCTCCCGACCCTCGCCTTCGACGGCTCGTCGGTGGCCGAGTCGGTCCGCACACACGGCACCGGCCTGGTCACCGGATGGGACAAGCCCCTGGCCCCGGTCCTGGCCGAGGCGGCCACCCTCTTCCCCTCGCTGCGCGCCCACTGCCGGCAGGTCTACGCCGACCACTTCACGGAGCAGGCCTGGCTCTCCCGTATCACCACGGTGTACGAGGAGGCGGCACGGATCGCGGGCGGCCGCGCCCTGACCACCGCATGAGCACACACCCGGCGCACCCGGGATGCGGCGTGGCCCACCCCGCGGGCACCGCCCTCCGCCCGCCCCCGCCCACGGCGGCCACCTGCGAACCCGCCGGCGACAACAGGCTGATCGCCGGGGTCGTGGTCGTCGCCGCCATGCTCACCGGCGGCCGGTGGCTCTCGCACATGCAAGTGGGGCCGCTCTACATCGGCGACATCCTGTTGGCAGCGGCCTTCCTGCACGCCCTGTGGTTGATCCCTCTGTCCGGGAAACGGCAACAGCGCATCCACGGGCCGGGAATCGCGCTCGGGCTGCTGCTGCTGGTGACCGGGGCGCAGCTGCTCACCGTCCACGGCGACCTGCGCACGGCCGCCCGCGACGCGGCGCCGTTCGTCTACGCCGCGATCGCGTATCTCGCCGCGAGCGGCTACCAGAGGGTGAGCGAGCGCGGCAGGCAACGCACCGTCCGGCTCCTGCACGGCGCCCTGGTGCTGCACCTCGCGTGGATGACCGTGGCGACACTCGCACCGGCGTACGTCGCCACCCTGCCCGAGGTGGGCCGCACCCGCATCTTCGAGATCAGGACCGACTTCGACGTGGCCGTGCTCGGTGTGCTGGCGGGCCTGTCGATCCTGCGGATCAGACGGGGCCGGGTCTGGCTGCACGCTTCGCTGGCTGCCGCCGCACTCGTGACGGGCCTGGCCCAGGTGAACCGGGCAGGCCTCTTCTCGTGCTGTGCGTGCGTGCTGGTGGCGACCCTGTTCCGGGCGGGCAAGAACGGCCGTATCACCCCCCGCGCGGTGCTGCTCTCGGCGACCGCGCTGCTCACCTTGGTCGTGGCGCTGCCGATGTCCCCGGCCGGCCAGCGCCTCCTCGCTCTGAGCACGGACACGACGGCCGCCCCCGAGCTGGTACAGAACGCCCACGGCACCACGCACGCACGGCTGTTCGCATGGGAGCGTGTCGTGACCTATACCCTCGACGACCCCTCCCGCACAGCCGTCGGCGTCGGCTTCGGGCCGGACTTCCTCCAGGAGTCCGACGGCGACCTCCCCATCGGCCGGGGAATGGGCGTGCGCTCCCCGCACAACTACCTGCTCACCGTCTTCGCCCGGCTCGGCCTCGTCGGTCTCGTCCTCGTCGTCTCAACTCTGACCAGTCTCCTGCTCATCACCATCCGAACCATCCGCAGAGGACCGCCCGACGAGCTGACGTCCGTGTGCGTCCTGCTCGTGATCTCACTTCTCATCGTCGCCCTGCTGGGCGTGATCCTGGAGTCGCCCTTCGGCGCCGCTCCCTTCTTCTGGGCGGCCGGAATCCTGCTCGCGGGAGACAGGTCGCGACGCAGTCAACTCCGCCGGAAACCGGAACAGAAAACCTTGGTCAGCTCCTCTCGGAAAGTGATGGTATGAGCGTCGCTGTGGTGACCGGCTCAGCCGGTCTCATCGGATCAGAAGCGGTACGGCACTTCAGCCGCCTGGGACTTGACGTCGCCGGCATCGACAACGACATGCGGGCACGGTTCTTCGGACCGGAGGCGTCCACCGCGTGGAACGTCACACGCCTGTCCGCGGACCTCGGCCCGGTCTACACCCACCACGACGTGGACATCCGCGACCGGGATGCACTGGCCTCACTCTTCCGCCACTACGGCCAGGACATCGCCGTCGTCATCCACACCGCCGCGCAACCGTCCCACGACTGGGCGGCACGCGACCCGTTCCTGGACTTCGACATCAACGCCGTAGGCACCCTCAACATCCTGCAGAACGTACGCGAGCACTGCCCCGAAGCCCCCGTGATCCACTGCTCCACGAACAAGGTGTACGGCGACCGCCCCAACTCCCTGCCGTTCGTGGAACAGGAGACGCGCTGGGAGATCGCTCCAGATCACCCCTACGCGGCCGGCATCGACGAGAACATGTCGATCGACACCTGCCTGCACTCGGTCTTCGGCGCCTCGAAGACGGCCGCGGACATCCTGGTCCAGGAGTACGGCCGCTACTTCGGACTCCGGACGGCGTGCTTCCGTGGCGGTACCCTCACCGGACCCGGCCACTCCGCCACCGAACTGCACGGATTCCTCGCCTACGTGATGCGCTGCGCCATGGAGAGGCGCACCTACAAACTCATCGGCTACAAGGGCAAACAAGTCAGGGACGCCATCCACAGTCACGACGTGGTCGCCGCGTTCGAGGCGTTCTTCCGTGCCCCACGCAGCGGCGAGGTGTACAACCTGGGCGGCGGCCGGCACTCCAACGCCTCCAACCTCGAAGCGATCGCGCTGGCAGAGAAGATCTCGGGGAACGAGATGCTCGTCGAGCAGGTGGAGACGCCCCGAACCGGCGACCACATCTGGTGGATCAGCTCCAACGCACGTTTCGAACAGCACTACCCAGGCTGGCAGTTGACGCACGACGTGCCCATGATCATGCAGGAGATCCATGAGGCCAACGTGGACAGATGGGCACCGGCCCGGTGAAGCGGAACGTTCTCGGCGTCCTCGTCGACGTGACCAGTTACGGGGAAGCAGTGGGCGCCGTGGTCGCCGCAGCCCGGCAGGGCCGCCCCTTCGCGCTGACCGCGCTTGCCGTCCACGGCGTGATGACGGGCGTGCTCGACCATGAACACGGCGCCCGGCTCAACTCCTTCGACCTGGTGACTCCGGACGGCCAGCCTGTGCGCTGGGCGCTGAACGCGCTGCACCGCGCGGGCCTGACCGAGCGGGTGTCCGGCCCGACCCTGACGCTCCAGGTGCTGCGTGCGGCAGCCAACGAGGGTCTACCGGTGTATCTGTACGGCTCCACGGAGCAGACGCTGGACCGCCTGGCGCTGAACCTGCAGAACACGCTCCCGGCACTGAAGATCGCCGGTCGGGAGGCATCCAAGTTCCGCACGGCCCGCCCTGGCGAGGACCGGGAGATCGCCGACCGGATCACCGCCTCCGGGGCCAAGATCGTCCTGGTCGGGCTCGGCTGCCCGCGTCAGGAGATCTTCGTGCACGCCATGCGCCCGCTGCTGCCGATGCCCCTGCTCGCGATCGGTGCCGCGTTCGACTTCCACGCAGGGATCCTGCGCAGGCCACCCGTGTGGATGCGGCGTCACGGGCTGGAGTGGCTGTGGCGGCTGGCCTCGGAACCGAGCCGGCTGTGGCGCCGGTACCTGATGCTCAACCCCCACTACCTCCTGTTGATCTCAGCCCAAAAGACCGGGCTGAAACGCCCCGTCCCGCCGCCCCCGTCGACGGAGCGCCCGGCCGCGTTCCCTGTGTGAACCGCGGCCTGGCGTCGTTCTGGGGGTTGGTTGAGAAGGACGGGGAAAGCGGTTCGGGCTGGCAGGCGGTGGTGCGGCTTGGGCCTGTCTGGATCGTGTTGAGAAGTGCTGTGGTTGTTGAAGGCGGCGTCCGGGCCTAAAGGTCCGGACGCGTCTTTGCCGGTCGAGGGTGTGCTGTCTTGGTCGTGGTCGCAGACAGGGGTCAGCGCCGCCGCCCTGCATGCCTCGCCCAAGGCCTCCAGCGCCCGCCGCCGCGCATGCCTCGCCCAGGGCCTCCAGCACCCGCCGCCGCGCTGTGGTGTTCGGGTGGGTGCACGGGGGCCTCGCTCACGGCCACAACGCCCTCGCCCCAGCCGTCCTCGAGCACCGGCCCCCGAGCGCCTGGCCTCGCCATGCCGTCCAGCGCTACCACCTAGTCTCCAGTCCGTAGATCGTGATCATGGATGCGGAGGCCGCTCGCCGTTAGCCAGCCGCGTGGCTGAGACCTGGAACGAAGAGCAGTTGATAGCGGACGGCTTCGAGCGTGTGTACGCCGAGTTGGAGTGGTACGACGGACCGCGCGTCGGCCTTGCTGACATCAACGGGAAGCCCCACTACTTCCAGAACCACGACTACGACCACGCCGACGAAGCCGATGAGTACCAGGTCTGGCCCGCGAGCGAGGCCGTGGTGGAGCTGGAACGCGAGCAGTGGGCGATCTTCGCCAGGTGGAACGAGCGTCGTGAGGCCGGCGAGGTCGGACCGGAGAGCCATCCGGACCACGGCGGGATCGACGCCCGTCATGACGAGCTGGAGCTGCTGCTGGCGCCGTACCGCCAGGCGCCGGACAGCGCGCGTCGGCTTGTGGGCGAGCTGCGGTTCGTTGCCGGCGCTCGCTACCGGGTCGAGGGGCTCGACTACTGGTTCCGCCGCACGCGGACAAGCAGCCATCGAACGGGCCCTGTATGTGCCGCGCTCATGGACCGAGGACCCGGAACGCTGCCGAGGCGCCGGCATCCCCGACGGTCTGGCCTTCGCCACCAAGCCCCAGCTCGCCGCCCGGAT contains:
- the galE gene encoding UDP-glucose 4-epimerase GalE, whose amino-acid sequence is MPGGTTVLVTGGAGFIGSHTCVELLDHGYDVVVVDDYSNSSPGALERVAKIAGRPPAAVYEIGLHDRRALSRVFDEHAIDAVIHFAAKKAVGESVDLPITYYDTNVGGTTALLRAMHDHGVHRLVFSSSCSIYGNAARVPLTEADPADPTNPYATSKWLCEQVLADTCRYLPELSVLSLRYFNPVGAHPSGLLGEVPRGTPGNVMPYLAQVAAGRLPQLRVFGGDYPTADGTGVRDYVHVMDVAEGHRVALEHLDDEHGMRVLNLGTGQGTSVLELVAAFQRACGTPIPYEITDRRPGDVPALVADPSAVARAWNWTATRDLTAMCEDAWRFQELNPSGYPA
- a CDS encoding UDP-glucuronic acid decarboxylase family protein, whose amino-acid sequence is MRVAVTGGCGFLGSHLCEALLRRGDAVVCLDDLSTGQPENLAHLRTYPGFEFIHADVSVAADVPGPVDAVAHLASPASPPDYLRLPLQTLAVGSRGTENALELARRNDARFLLASTSEVYGDPQIHPQDEEYWGHVNPVGPRSVYDEAKRYAEAVSLAHHRTLGVDVGIVRIFNTYGPRMRPHDGRVVSSFINQALRGEPLTIYGDGKQTRSFCYVSDLVRGLVAMLDSSETGPVNLGNPEEWTVHDLAELVLDITGSDSEIRYHPLPTDDPVRRRPVITRALEHLGWRPEVPVEDGVRWTVEWFRAT
- a CDS encoding oligosaccharide flippase family protein encodes the protein MTQLGSVTVRGMRWTYLASVAGIVLQLPYAAVMARLLTPQDFGLMALAHLVLRFAHHFAQGGLRSAVVQRASITDRDVRVIFTLALAVGTCSFAAVWCVAPYATELVRGPAELTRVIRATALMLVFMALGAPAAGLLARAMRYRAVALTDFFSFAVGYCVVGFTSALFGAGVWSLVYGTLCWYFLQALLPCLLVRHSLLPLFDVPAMRDILGFGGKISVNGFLEYLTEDFGKLAIGRYVGVTAAGLYDRAALLASLPLYQIQAAASKVLLPAFSRIRHETGRLGASYADCVSLTTQSLFPLWAVIGASSEQLVALLLGGQWRGSAELVPLLGLVSVLALVAQFLGTLVEAMGVVGPKVVIHLVQLAVLVGGTAVALVVGGGIYALMVVVLIGQVVRLALFQAWLSRLFPATRRPVAVAYAQAAFLATLTWAVLWSVQHVLGSRCPSALLLAIKLVTAGVLVVCCVRYGGSLQGVRVARERGLLPAVLTGRRPAGGQ
- a CDS encoding sugar transferase, which translates into the protein MPLSGHHQEQPDREPPNRKRRRRKPTWYRPAAIAVDAVGASVPMYTGLRLAGEAYALWYAAAVAVAWVLVRGSRTRYAWRNLGERRNADTLLRDWVVLLALLTAVRVATGEDSPLLPVLSGLLVCLAVTAVCQNLTHRHLVAQRRAGRSVRRALVIGEAAALHDLLRHLARRTDHEFVVVGVCPIGDDSPDSVAPVLARLEKQAPAQLSGDASPVLAATRALDPDLVFVMSGPSMAGERLRRLSWAVHEDGRPLVVVPGLTEVTQRRVDITSVAGLTLLHVAPPVRRGAAVLLKEVTDLVGAALLLVLLTPALAAVAVAVRLDSPGTVLHRQIRVGRGGRRFNLVKFRTMVSAAEQMREELTRTNEHDGLMFKIRRDPRITRVGRVLRRFSLDELPQLYNVLRGHMSLVGPRPPLPSEVAQYTDVELRRLSVKPGLTGLWQVSGRSDLSWDETVALDLRYVDNWSPAVDFGILRRTVRAVVEGNGAY
- a CDS encoding glycosyltransferase family 4 protein, producing MKIAVVHSFYTAGKPSGENQLVKDQVRALRTAGHAVELFAAHTDELARDPLYPLRAAARVASGRGNNPLARLRAYGPEVVHVHNLFPNFGRSWVRHWDGPLVATLHNYRPMCAAATLYRAGAVCTRCPDGEPWAALKLGCYRGSRAATLPLAWAGRNGPTRDPLLARADRIVVNSRLSEQTYQRAGVPAERLTLVPNFVDAPQTGEAPGDDTGRWLVAARLSAEKGVLELLRQWPAHEPLDIVGDGELLAECRAAAPSSVRFLGQVDRTELCRRMATWRGLVFPSRWYEVQPCVQIEALAAGLPTLAFDGSSVAESVRTHGTGLVTGWDKPLAPVLAEAATLFPSLRAHCRQVYADHFTEQAWLSRITTVYEEAARIAGGRALTTA
- a CDS encoding O-antigen ligase family protein produces the protein MAHPAGTALRPPPPTAATCEPAGDNRLIAGVVVVAAMLTGGRWLSHMQVGPLYIGDILLAAAFLHALWLIPLSGKRQQRIHGPGIALGLLLLVTGAQLLTVHGDLRTAARDAAPFVYAAIAYLAASGYQRVSERGRQRTVRLLHGALVLHLAWMTVATLAPAYVATLPEVGRTRIFEIRTDFDVAVLGVLAGLSILRIRRGRVWLHASLAAAALVTGLAQVNRAGLFSCCACVLVATLFRAGKNGRITPRAVLLSATALLTLVVALPMSPAGQRLLALSTDTTAAPELVQNAHGTTHARLFAWERVVTYTLDDPSRTAVGVGFGPDFLQESDGDLPIGRGMGVRSPHNYLLTVFARLGLVGLVLVVSTLTSLLLITIRTIRRGPPDELTSVCVLLVISLLIVALLGVILESPFGAAPFFWAAGILLAGDRSRRSQLRRKPEQKTLVSSSRKVMV
- a CDS encoding NAD-dependent epimerase/dehydratase family protein; translation: MSVAVVTGSAGLIGSEAVRHFSRLGLDVAGIDNDMRARFFGPEASTAWNVTRLSADLGPVYTHHDVDIRDRDALASLFRHYGQDIAVVIHTAAQPSHDWAARDPFLDFDINAVGTLNILQNVREHCPEAPVIHCSTNKVYGDRPNSLPFVEQETRWEIAPDHPYAAGIDENMSIDTCLHSVFGASKTAADILVQEYGRYFGLRTACFRGGTLTGPGHSATELHGFLAYVMRCAMERRTYKLIGYKGKQVRDAIHSHDVVAAFEAFFRAPRSGEVYNLGGGRHSNASNLEAIALAEKISGNEMLVEQVETPRTGDHIWWISSNARFEQHYPGWQLTHDVPMIMQEIHEANVDRWAPAR
- a CDS encoding WecB/TagA/CpsF family glycosyltransferase, whose product is MGTGPVKRNVLGVLVDVTSYGEAVGAVVAAARQGRPFALTALAVHGVMTGVLDHEHGARLNSFDLVTPDGQPVRWALNALHRAGLTERVSGPTLTLQVLRAAANEGLPVYLYGSTEQTLDRLALNLQNTLPALKIAGREASKFRTARPGEDREIADRITASGAKIVLVGLGCPRQEIFVHAMRPLLPMPLLAIGAAFDFHAGILRRPPVWMRRHGLEWLWRLASEPSRLWRRYLMLNPHYLLLISAQKTGLKRPVPPPPSTERPAAFPV